The Paenibacillus mucilaginosus 3016 genome includes the window ACAGATCGCACGGCGCCCTTATGCTGCTCCTCCCCTGCCCAGGCAGGAGTGTCCTCTTCTGGCCAGACTGTTGAAAGAGTGACTGATGAAAGGGTGAATGAAGTGAGCAAACGGATCGAAGTATTTACGGACAGCGGGAGGTTCGGAGACCAATTTACGGAACGGGTCAAGGGGGCTGCCTGTCCAAGATGTGTCATCACGGTATACGATGCCCATCAGCCGGAAGCGCTCGAGACGATGCGGGCCAAAGCCGAAGCCTATGGTGTGACGATACTGCCGTCCGTCGCCGTCGACGGCCATCTGGTCGATATGGACTCCCTGCAGCAGGGAACCATCCGGAAAGGGCTGAACCCCTGCTGAAGAGAAGCTCATCACGATATTCGCCTCTCGCATCCGCGATCCGCGGCCTGCAGTCCGAGCCGGAAGGTATGCGGTTCAACCTCCTCCTCCGGTGACCGATCGATTCAGCAGGGCGTCGGAACGTTCGTTTTAGAATAACGGAAGTGAGGTATCTTATGGAGGTATTTCCCGGTATTTCCCTGAACATAGCGGAACTCAGATGCCTTATAAGGGGAAAACGGATCCGGAAACCGTGCCCATCCCTACAATAGCGCATCTGAGGAGGGTATTTCATAATTGTTTCACTCTGTCTTCGAAAAGGCAGAATTTCTAAAACGCTATTTTTAAAACAGGTGGCTAAATTTTAGGCTGCCTGTTTTTGTTGTTTTTGGCGCATGCAATCAACAGCATATTGACAAAGCGTGTAGCTAAGAACACTCAGGGCGGCGTCAACCTCAGCTCTTTTACCGCGCTTCCTAGACGCCCCCAGTCCGTAGTAACCCTTCAGATAGGCAAAGATTCGCTCAACCGTTGTCCGTTTCTTGTATATTTTTTTGTAAGATTTACTGCCCCTGGCTGGTACGGTAAATCGTCTGAGATCCTTCTCTACCTTGATTTTATAGACCCTTTGACACCTGCCGCTTTTTTCTAGCGGGCATGCTTTGCACTCTTGGGGCCTAGTGAATTTTAAGCTTTTGTTCTTGGCATCGAAGCTGTCATATACGTAAGAGTGCCCTTCCTGACACACCGGGTGAAAATTCTCATTCAATCCTTCCGGCGGCTTTTTCGCTCGCTCGTTATAGTCAATTAGAGGCCAGGCTCCCAAGCTCCTTACTTGTTTGTAGACGGCCATAACATCATATCCAGCATCAGCCAAGGCGTGTTTGACCTTCCAGTCAGGAAAATCGGTTTGAAACTTCTTTAGCAGCGGAATCGCCAGCCGTCCGTCATTTACGTGAGCGGAACTGAAGAGGGCGCTCAAAATGTAATGCCCTTTACTGTCTGCGAGAATATGCAGTTTGTATCCATGCCACCACATGAGTTTTCCATTGGAGCCTTTTTTACTGCTCGTACTTGGATGTATAGGAATCAGCGGTTTGAGCTGCTCAAATGTGTAAGGGAGCATATCCTCGAGTTTACGTTCGAACAGGGGCAAAGAAGCTTCCCATGCTTCTCTTTCCAAACGGCGGCGCTCCGCCTCTGCCTTCGTAGGCGCACCCCTTTTATATTTCTTCCGCGGGTCTTCCAGACGCTTAGCGCTGGTGGATGGGGAGTGTTCCATTTCAAGGACAGGTTGTTCGTTAGACTCGGCCTTCGATTCCACTTCCTGTTCTTTACGCGGTTGGCGTTCCTCTGCCTCTACATGGGTGGAGTCAAAGCTAATAAAACTGGGAGAGACGAATCCCGCCGCAGCGGCGAGGGAAATGACTTGGCGCTGCAGCTCCCACAGCACACCGGAGTCGGCGAGTTTTGTATACAACCGTGAAAATGAAGCTTCACTAGGAATAGCGTCGGATCCGCGAAAACGGCAAGTCCTGCGGAACTCTTCATTTGTCCGCAAGCGCTTCAGCAAATCTTTTGTGGTCGGAATACGTTCAATGGTCCCAATGAGCATAGCGTATACCATGGCCGCATAGTTCAGCTCTTCTGGCCGGCCTCTGTGCGTTCTCTTGTTGAGCACGCGCAGTGCAGGTAAGAGGTCAAGCGTTTTGAAAACGATGCTGTATTTATTTTCTGGTGCCATTTCCATAAGCTCTTGCAGGGAAAACAGCTCTTCTTGACGAATAGTATACAAAAGAGTACCTCCTTCGTTTGAGTGTGGTGTGGTAACCATACATTCAATAACTTGGGTAGGTACTCCTTTTTTTTCTGCCCTGAAAGCCAGTTACGGCATGGGTTTTGAATTATGAAAGTGACTCCTGAGTTCCTTTATTTCCGGTGCGTACCATCGAAATGTGAGAATAGCGCACCGTACTTCCGTTATTTCTTAGACCGCATGCGCCAGCAGAATCGAGCCTAGCCCTGAATAAATATAAATTCTAATATGTAAGAAAAAACTCTGATCGGTTTCTATTCCAAGCATACCTTCAAAAAAAGGCAGCGGTACCGGGGGAGAAACGCCTCCCGGTCAACCGCTGCCTTATTCGATTGCATCCTTACCGCCCGGTTTGAACGGACAGCAGAGACTTATTTGTTCTGAAGCGCCCACAGGAAGCTTGCCTCAAGGATCTTCCACGCATCGTTCGTCGTTTTGCCGGACATGCCTGCAGCCATGTAGAAGAATACGGTACGGGCCGGTACGGTCTCGCCCTTGATATTCTTGGAGCCCTTCTCATACGCGTAGACAGCCGCTTTCTTGTCGTCACCGGCTACGGTCGCGATGACCGTGGCATTCTTGCCCGGCACACCGTAATCGATCCGGCCGTCTTCGGTGTACACGTCGATGGATCCGGTTACGCCTGCTGCGATCGGATGGGCTGCATCCTTGATCGTAATCTTCTTGACCTTCTCCACGCTGCTGTTTTCCGAAGTGGAGGACATGCCGAGATCGCCCATGGAGATGGCTTTATTGTAAATCACGGGAATTTCCAGCGTTTTCATGTGCTCCAGGTTTTCTTTGACATACTTGGAGTTCGTCGTTTCGCTGATGAAGATCAGATCGAAGCCCTTGATGCGCTCCGGGGACAGACGGCGGTCGATCAGATAGCTGACCACGAAGCCCTGGGTCTTCAGACGGTCGCCGATGATGACATCCTCTGCGGCCTTCTCCCGGCCGACGATGAGGAGCTTCTTGCCCTTCGGAGACACCTCTCCGGCAGGCTCGTCATCCTTGGACGTGTCATTCCCGCCCGCAGCAGGCTCCTCTTTGTCCGGGGTACCGGTCGCAGGCGTTTCCGATGCAGGCTTGCCGCCGGCAAGCAGGTTCTTCGCCTCATAGCTCGCCAGGGCCAGCATGCGGCGGGTCGCAGGCGACGTTCCGTCGAAGCTGCCGCCCTCGGCGGTCATCAGCTTCTTCTCCAGTGCGAGCGCGACATACGGCTTCGCCCATTCGGCTACCGTAGCGTCCGCCACAGGCGCGGCACTGCTAGCAGCCTCTTCAAGGCCCAGACCGCGGATCAGGAACGCGGACAGCTCTTGTCTGGATACGGGACCGGCCGGATTATAGAGGACGCCTTCGGCATCATAGCCGTTCGTCAGGCCGGCCTTCTTCAGCGCCTCAATGTAAGGAAGCGCATACGCATTGGCCGGGTCGTCCGCAGATACATCCTTGAAGGACGAGGCAGTCAGCGTCCCGTCCACCGGCAGCTTGAAGATAATGGACGCCACCTTGGCGAACTGGGCGCGGTTCATCTGTACATCAAGACCGAACGTGTCCTCCGAGAGGCCGTTGAATACGCCTTCAGAGAGGAGCGAGTTAAATTTGTCTTTTTGATCCTTCGGCAGGCCGGCGAGATCCTTGAAATCATCGGCCGTCTTGGCTGCCGCAATCCGAACCTCTCCCGGCGAGGCGGCTGAAACCGCGAACGGCAGGAGGGTCATCCATACGAGCACTAGGGACAAGAATGTCATCAGGGTTTTCTTCATTGAGTTCACCTTCCTGGACTGGATTTGGAGGCTATTTAGAAGCTGCTTTCATCTCCTGGATGGCCTTCGTGGACTGTTCCTCGATCATGCGCACCGCAGTGACGGAATCCTTCGATTCCTTGAAGATCAGCGGAGCAAATACGTTATGCAGCGGAACATCGTACCACAACAGGCCCTCGGCCCGAGCAGCCGGCGGCATCGCATTGCGGCTCGCGAAGACGGCGCCCGTATTGCGGCCCCGCATCTGCGGCAGGTTCTGCCCGAAGGCTTCCTGCACCGTGCGGCTCTGCAGCGGACCGATAACGCCCTCCCGGGACAGCTCGGTCTGATGCTCCTCGGACAGCAGAGAGGCCATGACCTGGAACGCCAGATCCTTCTTGGCCGACTGCTTGGCAATGAACATCGAATACAGATTCGGCTGGTAAGACGTGTTCGGCGCATCAGCGAACGACGGGACGGAGACGATGTCGAAGTTCAGGTTCTTGTTCTGCTCATGAAAGGTCGCGATCCGGTCCACGGTAGCTACAGCCATCGCAATGTTGCCTTCGGGGAATTTCTCCACCGTATCGAACTGGTTGGCGGGAATCTCGTAGAACCGCCTCAGGTTGTCGACGGCTTTGGTCCACCCCGGATCCCGCATGTTCGCCTTGTCCTCCTCCTGGCTGAGGGGCGAGAGCGAGAGCTGGTTGTAATTCAGATAATGGCCCGGGTTCTGCGAATAACCCTTGTACGTGATTTCGCCTTCCACCCGCGTCAGCTTCTTGGCCAGCTCGTAGAACTCGTCGTAGGTCATCCCGTTCTTCGGATAGTCGACCCCGAACTTGTCGAAGATATCCTTGTTGTAGAAGAGGACGAAATCGCTGTTCGTAAAAGGAAGCCCGTAGAGCTGTCCCTCCGGTGAGATGCTCCGGAGCTGGGCCATATAGGCCGGATTCAGGGTGCCCGTATCGAAGTTGTACTTCTTGACGAGCGGACTGATGTCGTATTGCAGATCGTTCGCAATGAGATACCGGTAAGCATTCATCCGCGTGTTATCCATAATGATGTCGGGAATGGTGCCGGCGGCGATCAGATCCTTGTACTGCCTTCCGGGATTATCCCAATGCACGTGCTTGACCTTGATATCGGGAAACTTCTTGCGGATCCAGGACCCGATCTGTTTCTCGAAGATGTCCTCTTTGGCATAGAAGGCCGGCCAGACGGTGTAAATGAACAGCCCGTTATCCGCCGAGGCCTGCTCCGCCGTGCCTGAATCCTTGGTCTTCGCAGCCTCCGGCTGGGTTCCGGCAGGAACGTCCGTACAGCCGCACAGCAGAGCAAGTGCGATGGCTGCCGAGCAGCCGGCTCCCGTCAGCTTGGGCATCATCTTTTCCCCCTCTCTGCCGGTCCCCGGGCTGCCATGGGACGGCACCCCGGGGATGGCATGAATAATGGGCCGGTGCTAGCCGTTCTGCAGCGTCCAGAGCACCAGGTTATCGAGCAGCTTCCAGCTGGCGTCCGTCGAATTCTCATGCATGCCGTTGCTCCAGTAGAAGAAGGAGACTCTCGCCTTGGTCGTATATCCGTTGTCGGCTTTCGTGCCCTTGTCGTAGTAATAGAGGGCGGCCTTCTTCTTGTCGCCCGGCACCGTCGCGATGATCTTCGCTTCCTTGCCCGGCACCCCGTAGCTCACGCCGAATTTGTCTCCGGCTTCCTTGAACACGTCGACCTTACCGGACAGGCCCCCGGCTACCTTATGCTTGCTGTCGACGATCTCGATGGACTTCGAGTTCATCACCGTCGTGTTCTCTTCCACGGAGGACAATCCCAGGTAGTACATGCCGTGGTTCTTCACATACACGGTCGGGATGGCGACCTCCTTCATGAAGCCGTCCTTGAGGTACTTGGAGTTGGTGGTCTGGCTGATGTAGATGAGGTCGTATCCCTTCACCTCGTCGATCGTCACATCGCGGTCCTCGATATTCGTTACGACAAAGCCGAGATTCTTGAGCCGCTGGGCTACCGCCACGTCCTCCGCCGGATTCCGCTCCCGGCCGACGAAGAGCACCTTCTTGCCCTTGGCCGAAATCTCGGGGGCCTGGGCAGGGGCCGGCGCCGGCGCCGGCTTCGCTGCAGGCGCTTCCGCCTTCGGCGTCTCGGCAGGCTTCGCTGCAGGCTGGGCCGCCGGCTTGCTCTCGGCCTTCGGCGTTTCCGCCGGCTTCGCTGCAGGCTGGCTCTCGGCTTTGGGCGTCTCGGCCGGCTTGCTCTCGGCCTTTGGCGCCTCAGCCGGCTTGGCCTCCGGCTGGCCCTCGGCCTTCGGCGTCTCGGCCGGCTTCGCTTCCGGCTGGGCCGTCGTCCCCGCATCGCTGCTTGGAGCCTCTGTCTTACCGGCATCCGCTGCCGGTGTGGAGGCGCTGCTTTCCGCTGCCGGCTTCACCGCTTATGCAGCCGGCTGGGCAGTCTCCGCCGGTTTCGTGCGGCCGCCGTCCGAGCAGGCGGCCAGGGTTAGGGCCAAGATCACGGCGGTCAGCCAGGCAAACACTCGCTTCACGCAATTCAGCTCCTTTTCCAATACCTTTTGTTAGTTGCCGCCCTTATTTCGCGGCTTTTTCCGTCTGGATGCCCTTCGTCGTCTGCTCTTCGATCATCCGCAGGGCGGTGGCCGAATCCTTCGATTCGCCGAAGATCAGCGGGGAGAATACGTTATGCACAGGCACATCGACATACGTGAGGCCGTTCGCACGGGCAGCCGGCGGCATGGCATTCTTGCTGGCGAAGATCGCTTTCGTGTTCTTGCCCTGCATCTGCGGCAGGTTCTTGCCGAATGCGTCCTGTACCGCCTTGCTTTCCAGCGGACCGATAATCCCTTCTTTTGCGAATTCGATCTGCATCTCTTCGGACAGCAGGTAGGAGATTACCTGGAACGCCTGATCTTTCTTCGTCGACTGCTTGGTGATGTACGCGGAGTACATGTTCGGCTGTGCTTTCGTCTGCGGCGCATCCGGGAATGAAGGCATGGAGGCGATATCGAAGTTCAGGTTCTTGTTCTGCTCATGCCACTGGATGATCTTCTCGGATACGTGCACGGTCATCGCCATCTTGCCCTTAGGGAAGTCATCGACCGACGTGAACTGGTTCGCCGGAATTTCGTAGAAGCGCCGCAGGTTATCGACGACCTTCTTCCAGCCGTCCGTGCTGAGCTCCGCCTTGTCTTCCGTCAGGCTGAGCGGCGAAAGCGACAGCTGGTTGTAGTTCATATAGAGTCCCGGGTGCTGCTGGTACCCTTTGTATGTGTTCTCTCCCTCTACGCGGGTCAGCTTCTTGGCGAGCTCGTAGATCTCGTCGTAGGTCATTCCGTCCTTCGGATAGTCGACCCCGAACTTATCGAAGATGTCCTTGTTGTAGAAGAGGACAAAATCACTGAGCTGAAACGGCAGACCGTAGATGTGCCCTTCCGGTGTCACGTTCTTCATCTGGGCGAAGGCGGCCTGGTTCAATTTGCTCGTGTCGAAGTTGTATTTCTTGATGAGCTCCGACATGTCGTACTGCAGGTCATTCTTCAGAATGTAGCGCTGCAGGTTCATCCGTGCGTTGTCGATGATGATGTCGGGAATCGTACCGGCGGCGATCAGATCCTTATACTGCCGGCCGGGATTATCCCAGTGTACGTGCTTGAACTTAAGGTCCGGGAACTTTTTCTTGAGATGCTGTCCGATCTGCTTCTCGAAGTTCTCTTCCTTGGCGTAGAAAGCAGGATACACAGTATAGATGAAAATTTCATTATCCGGCGCTTTCTCCGCCTTGCTGGCTTCCGGCGCCGGCTTGTCACTGGCCACCGGCTCGTCTGTACAACCTGCCGCGACGGACATCGTCAAGGCCAACGCCGATGCGGCCGCAATCCACTTTTTCTTGTTCATGCCTGAATGGAACCTCCCTTTTTGCGTTTCGGTGCCATGACTGGCCGAAGCCCATGACCGTAATATGTTACCGCTTACTTGTTCTACTTTAGTATGAAAAGAAGGACGGGACATTAGGGGGGCGGTTCGACTTTATAGGTTATTCGGCGCATCCTGGCAGGCTTGCTTCCAAGCGCGCTTCCAGGCTTACTTGGCGGAGCCTGTCGCCCACTGCACGGCGGCGTCGAACAGCTTCCAGCCCTCCTCCGTCTGGTTGATCTCCTCCCCATTGAACAGGTAGAAGAGGATCTCCCGGGCGGCCGCCTGCTGTCCGCTGGCCTTCGTCGACCCCTTCTCATAAGCGAAGATCGCCGCATTCTGCTCCTCACCGGGGACGGTCGCGATCACAATCGCATCTTCTCCCGGGGTTGCATAGCCCATTTTCCCGTTGTCCTTGTACACGTCGACCTTGCCCGAGAGCCCGGCGGCCAGCGGATGCCCGCTGTCCTTGATCTCCAGCGCCTTCGCCGCATTCCCTCCCTCGAGATGGCCGTAGGCTTCCTCATCGGACAATCCGATCTGCGGTGCCGCCTGGACCTCCGCATAGATGACGGGCACGGGGAGCGTGATGAATTTGTCCTCGATTTTGCCCGAGTTGACGGATTCGCTGACATAGATCAGCCCGTAGCCTTTGGCGGATTCGGTGGTCACTTCTTTGTCCGCGACAATCGTCACCTCCATGCCGTGCTTCTCGCGCAGGCGCTTGGCGAGGATGGCGTCCCCGCCGCCGTCCCTGCCGACAAGCAGCGCCTTCTTCGCGTTGTTCTCCGGAGCGGCTGCGGGGGCGGCCTCATCCTGCTGGCACGCCGAAGTGAACAGCAGCGCGCCGGCCAGCATCATCATTCCCAGCATACGTTTCATGGTCCCTGCCTCCTTATGGTTTTGGGTTCTGTGCGGCCCACACGATCGCCGCGTCGAGCAGCTTCCACCCATCCTCCGACTGGTTCTCCTCTTCGCCCGTCGGCATATAGAAGAACACCCGGCGCCCCGGCAGCGTCTGCCCGCCGGCGCCCTTCGCCCCTTTTTCATAAGCGAAGACGAGCGCTTTCTTCTCATCGCCCGGGGCTGCCGCAATGACGGCCGCCTCCTTCCCGGGAGCGGCATAGCCCATCCGGCCGGATGCCGCATACACAGCCGGATCCCCGGAGAGACCGGCCGCCAGGGGATGCTTCGGCTGCACCAGTCGGACCGACTTCTCTCCCGTCAGGTGGCCGTAGCTCAGGGGCTCCGTCAATCCGGCGGCCTCGGCCAGCTGCGGCTTGGCGTAGATGATGCCTGCGGCTACGTCCTTCAGACCGCTGTCCACCCGGGCCGCATTCACCGAGTCGCTGACATAGATGACGGCGTAATCTTTGGCCGCCTGCGCCGTGAATTCATTCTCCGACATATCCATGACAAGATAACCGAGCTTCTCCAAATGGCTGATCAGCACGGGATCGCCGCTGCCCTCTTTTTTCTTCAGCAGGAGCAGCTTCTTGGTCCCTGCGGGCGCTGCTTCCTGCCCGTCTCCCGCCCCGGCGGAACCCGCTTCCTGCGTGGAGCAGGCGGGCAGGAATGCGGTCAGCATCAACATCACCGCCAGCAGTGCAGCCAGCGGCCGCCCATTCAAGCGCTTCATGTGGTTCCTCCTTCCGGGCTTTGCGGCCCGGTTCTTCACTACTCCACCAGTCCGGTCCGCTCCACGCCTTCGATGAACCACCGCTGCGTGAAGAGATAGAGCAGCATCGGCGGAATGATCATGAGGAAGGTCGTCGCCATCCGGATCGCCTCGTCCGTGACCGAAGGGCCGTACACCTCGGCCTGCTGGCGGAGGGCGGAAGCGATCCGCGAGATGCCCATGGAGAGCGGCGCGGTTTCGATATCCGAGAGATACATGCTCGGCAGATAGAAGTCGTTCCACGTCCACACGAACGAGAACAGGAAGACGACGAGGATCGCGGGTCTGGCGAGCGGCATCATCACCTTGTAGAAAATTTTGAACACGCCCGCCCCGTCGATCCGGGCCGCCTCCTCCAGTTCCTTCGGCTGGGTTGAGAAGAACTGACGATAGATGATGACGAAGAGCGCGCCCTTCAGTCCAAGCCCGAAGAAGGCCGGCACGATGATCGGATAGATCGTATTGAGCATCCCGAGCTCTCTGGCATAAATAATGTTCGGCAGAATCGTCACCTGCATCGGCACGATGAAGGTCAGCAGCAGGCAGCCGAAGAGCAGC containing:
- a CDS encoding transposase; its protein translation is MYTIRQEELFSLQELMEMAPENKYSIVFKTLDLLPALRVLNKRTHRGRPEELNYAAMVYAMLIGTIERIPTTKDLLKRLRTNEEFRRTCRFRGSDAIPSEASFSRLYTKLADSGVLWELQRQVISLAAAAGFVSPSFISFDSTHVEAEERQPRKEQEVESKAESNEQPVLEMEHSPSTSAKRLEDPRKKYKRGAPTKAEAERRRLEREAWEASLPLFERKLEDMLPYTFEQLKPLIPIHPSTSSKKGSNGKLMWWHGYKLHILADSKGHYILSALFSSAHVNDGRLAIPLLKKFQTDFPDWKVKHALADAGYDVMAVYKQVRSLGAWPLIDYNERAKKPPEGLNENFHPVCQEGHSYVYDSFDAKNKSLKFTRPQECKACPLEKSGRCQRVYKIKVEKDLRRFTVPARGSKSYKKIYKKRTTVERIFAYLKGYYGLGASRKRGKRAEVDAALSVLSYTLCQYAVDCMRQKQQKQAA
- a CDS encoding S-layer homology domain-containing protein, which codes for MKKTLMTFLSLVLVWMTLLPFAVSAASPGEVRIAAAKTADDFKDLAGLPKDQKDKFNSLLSEGVFNGLSEDTFGLDVQMNRAQFAKVASIIFKLPVDGTLTASSFKDVSADDPANAYALPYIEALKKAGLTNGYDAEGVLYNPAGPVSRQELSAFLIRGLGLEEAASSAAPVADATVAEWAKPYVALALEKKLMTAEGGSFDGTSPATRRMLALASYEAKNLLAGGKPASETPATGTPDKEEPAAGGNDTSKDDEPAGEVSPKGKKLLIVGREKAAEDVIIGDRLKTQGFVVSYLIDRRLSPERIKGFDLIFISETTNSKYVKENLEHMKTLEIPVIYNKAISMGDLGMSSTSENSSVEKVKKITIKDAAHPIAAGVTGSIDVYTEDGRIDYGVPGKNATVIATVAGDDKKAAVYAYEKGSKNIKGETVPARTVFFYMAAGMSGKTTNDAWKILEASFLWALQNK
- a CDS encoding ABC transporter substrate-binding protein, encoding MMPKLTGAGCSAAIALALLCGCTDVPAGTQPEAAKTKDSGTAEQASADNGLFIYTVWPAFYAKEDIFEKQIGSWIRKKFPDIKVKHVHWDNPGRQYKDLIAAGTIPDIIMDNTRMNAYRYLIANDLQYDISPLVKKYNFDTGTLNPAYMAQLRSISPEGQLYGLPFTNSDFVLFYNKDIFDKFGVDYPKNGMTYDEFYELAKKLTRVEGEITYKGYSQNPGHYLNYNQLSLSPLSQEEDKANMRDPGWTKAVDNLRRFYEIPANQFDTVEKFPEGNIAMAVATVDRIATFHEQNKNLNFDIVSVPSFADAPNTSYQPNLYSMFIAKQSAKKDLAFQVMASLLSEEHQTELSREGVIGPLQSRTVQEAFGQNLPQMRGRNTGAVFASRNAMPPAARAEGLLWYDVPLHNVFAPLIFKESKDSVTAVRMIEEQSTKAIQEMKAASK
- a CDS encoding ABC transporter substrate-binding protein, whose protein sequence is MNKKKWIAAASALALTMSVAAGCTDEPVASDKPAPEASKAEKAPDNEIFIYTVYPAFYAKEENFEKQIGQHLKKKFPDLKFKHVHWDNPGRQYKDLIAAGTIPDIIIDNARMNLQRYILKNDLQYDMSELIKKYNFDTSKLNQAAFAQMKNVTPEGHIYGLPFQLSDFVLFYNKDIFDKFGVDYPKDGMTYDEIYELAKKLTRVEGENTYKGYQQHPGLYMNYNQLSLSPLSLTEDKAELSTDGWKKVVDNLRRFYEIPANQFTSVDDFPKGKMAMTVHVSEKIIQWHEQNKNLNFDIASMPSFPDAPQTKAQPNMYSAYITKQSTKKDQAFQVISYLLSEEMQIEFAKEGIIGPLESKAVQDAFGKNLPQMQGKNTKAIFASKNAMPPAARANGLTYVDVPVHNVFSPLIFGESKDSATALRMIEEQTTKGIQTEKAAK
- a CDS encoding carbohydrate ABC transporter permease gives rise to the protein MLGTKLDKLTKTRRSELPQLLDRARWKIIGREADKGLLFKCFIYLILLDAAYIYLKPVFHMLATMLKNPGDLLDPSVKWFPNTLYLGNLQEAWEWLKYPKALGISLTLSLSVAVLQTISCAVTGYAFARLKIPFKRLLFGCLLLTFIVPMQVTILPNIIYARELGMLNTIYPIIVPAFFGLGLKGALFVIIYRQFFSTQPKELEEAARIDGAGVFKIFYKVMMPLARPAILVVFLFSFVWTWNDFYLPSMYLSDIETAPLSMGISRIASALRQQAEVYGPSVTDEAIRMATTFLMIIPPMLLYLFTQRWFIEGVERTGLVE